The genomic region CCCACCGGCGCTCGCGCTCCTGCGCCTGCTGTGCCCGTGCCTCCTCGCGCGCGGCCTGCTCCTGGCGGGCCTGCTCGACGGCAGCGGGCTCCCGCCCGGCGCGGGCGCGCGCGTCCTCGGCGAGGCGGCGCTCGCACTCCGCGCGCTGCACGGCGGACAGGGGCAGCATGCGCCGCAGCCGGGCGGTCACCAGGTCGAGCACGTCCGCGCGGGACAGCGTCGCGTCGACGACGAGGTACCGGCGCGGGTCCAGGGCGGCGAGCTCCAGGAACGACGAGCGGACCTGCTCGTGGAACGCGGTGCCGGCGCGCTCGACCCGGTCGGCGCCGGCGGGGCCGTCGCGGCCGTCGAGCCGGCCGCGCGCGAGGACCGGGTCCACGTCGAGCAGGACGGTGAGGTCGGGGCGCAGGCCGTCGGTGGCCCAGCGGGACAGCCGCGCCACCTCCTCCGGCGCCAGGTCGCCGCGGGCGCCCTGGTAGGCGACCGAGGAGTCGACGTAGCGGTCGCTGAGCACGACGGCCCCGTCGGCCAGCGCCGGCTCGACGACGGTGGCGACGTGCTGGGCGCGGTCGGCGGCGAACAGCAGCGCCTCGGCGCGCGGCACCGGGCCGGGTCCCTGGACGGCGTCGTCCCAGTCGAGCACCAGCCGGCGCACCTGGGCGCCGACAGCCGTGCCGCCGGGTTCGCGGGTGTGCACCACGTCGTGCCCGAGCTCGGACTCCAGCCAGCCCCGGACGCCCTCGGCGAGGGTGGACTTGCCCGCGCCGTCGCCGCCCTCGACGACGAGGAAGAAGCCGGCGTGGGGGCGGGGCACGTCGAACGGGTCGCCGGCGCCGCGGCGCACGGCCTCGAGCACCTCGGTGCCCAGCCGCACGCCCGGCCGGTCGTCGAGCTGCCGGAACGTCACGGCACCCACCACGAGGGCCAGGACGCCCGCGCCCGCCATCACCAGGCCGGCGCCGGAGAAGGTCCACACCAGCGTGCTGGTCCACGTCACCGACCGGTCCCCGACCAGGCGGGCCAGCAGCGGCGCGAGCGCCATGACGGCGACGAGCACGACCCGGACCGACGTCTGGACGAAGGCGAAGGTGCGGCCGCGCACCTCGTCGTCCACCTCGGCGCCGAGCAGCGTCGTGCCGGTCACCCACGCCATGCCGGCGAAGCCGCCGAGGACGAGGACGGCCACGGCGGACAGCACGATGTCCGGGGACAGCCCGACGACGACGAGCGCCGCCCCGGCCGCGGCGATGGAGGCGGCGAAGAGCCGGCGCCGGCTCATGTCGCGCAGCGTGCGGGGGCCCTGCCAGACGCCGAGCGCCATGCCGACGAACACCGCGCCGAAGAGCACCCCGTACCCGGGGGCGCCGGCGCCGAGCCCGGCGACGTAGACCACGCCGAGCCCGATGACGAAGCCGCCGGCGGCGAAGGCGCCGAGCATGCCGAGGGCGAGGCCACGGACCACGGGGGTGCGGGCGATGAAGGCCCAGCCGTCGACGACCTGCCGCCACACGGACGGGTGCGCCGCCGTCCCGCCCCGGCCGTCGGTGACCGAGGGCCGCAGGGCCGGCCCGCGCGCGGCCTCGGGCAGCCGGATGCGGGCGATGACCGCCGCGGCGACGAGGAACGTGACGCCGTTGGCGTACAGCGCGAGGTCCACCTCGTTGACGACCGCGGCCGCGAACCCGCCGGACAGGTCGTCGAGGACGCCGCTGAGGAGCACGAGGCCGCTGAAGAGCAGGGCGGCGAGCGGGGCGGAGCCGTACGTGGCGACCACGCCGAGCTGGTTGGCCGTCTCCAGCTGCCGGCGGGGCACGAGGTTGGGGACCATCGCGTCCTTGGCGGGCATCCAGAACAGGGCGGCGACCTCGACGAGGACGGTCGCGACGTAGAGCCAGCCCAGGGTGCCGACCAGCGGGATCGACAGGAACAGCAGCCCGCGGACGACGTCGAACACCACGAGCGCGGTCCGGCGGTCCATCCGGTCGGCGAGGACGCCGGCCAGCGGACCCAGCAGGAGCGCGGGCGCGAGGCGGAGCAGGAAGACGCCGGACACCGCGAGGCTCGCGGCGGGCAGGTCGCCCGCGCCGCCCGCGAGCTCCGCGGCGAAGAAGGTCACGGCGAGCAGGCCGAGCCAGTCCCCGAGGCTCGACAGGCCCAGCACCAGCCACAGCCGGCGGAACGCGTCGTTGGCCAGGACCGCCCGCGCGCTGTGGTCGGGGCCGTCCCCCGCGTCGGGAGCGGCCGGCGCCGGGCCAGGCTGCACCGTGGTGGCGCCGCGGGCCCGGCCGGCCCCGGGCAGGTCCACGGGCGCCTGGTCGGCGTCTCGACCGGGCTCGGGCACCGGGGGGTCCTGGCTCACGCCCGCCAGGGTACGTGCGCCCCGGACACCGGCCGGGCCCCCTGCCCCGCGCTGGGGACGCCCCGGCCGGGTCCTACGCGGTGCCCCCGGCGGCGGTCGCCTTCGGCGCCGTCGTCTTCGTGGCAGCCGTCGTCGTCTTCGCAGCCGTCGACGCCTTCGTGGCCGTCGTCTTCTTCGCCGTCGTCTTCTTCGCCGTCGTCTTCTTCGCGGCTGTCGTCTTCTTGGCCGTCGTCTTCTTGGCGGCCGTCTTCTTCTTGGCCGGGCCGGCCGCGCGGCGGTCGGCGAGCAGCTCGACGGCCCGCTCGAAGGTGATCGACTCGGTCGAGTCCGCCCCGCGCAGGGTCGCGTTGGTCTCGCCGTCGGAGACGTAGTCCCCGTAGCGGCCCGACCGGACGGTGATCGGCTTCTCGCTGACCGGGTCGACCCCGAGCTCCTTGAGGGGAGCCGGCGCGGCACGCCCGCCCCGGCCCCGCTTGGGCTCGGCGTACACCGCCAGCGCCTCCTCCAGGGTGACGGTGAACAGCTGCTCCTCGCTGGTGAGCGAGCGGGAGTCCGTCCCCTTCTTGAGGTAGGGCCCGTAGCGGCCGTTCTGCGCGGTGATCTCCTCCTCCGTCGCCGGGTCCACGCCGACGACGCGGGGCAGCGACAGCAGCCGGAGGGCGTCGTCGAGGGTGACCGTGTCCACGGTCATGGACGAGAACAGGCTGGCGATCCGGGGCTTGGCCTTGGTGTCCTCGGGGAGGATCTCGGCGACGAACGGCCCGAACCGGCCGGTCTTGACGATGATGTCGTGGCCGGTGTCCGGGTCCTGGCCGAGCACGGTGTCGCCCTTGGCGGCGTCGGCGATGAGCTGTCGGGCCCGCTCGACCGTGAGCTCGTCGGGGGCGATGTCGTCGGGGACGGAGGCGCGGACCTCCTTGCCGTCGGCGGCGGCCGCGGCGTTCTCGTCCTGCAGGTACGGCCCGTACCGG from Aquipuribacter hungaricus harbors:
- the tmk gene encoding dTMP kinase produces the protein MSQDPPVPEPGRDADQAPVDLPGAGRARGATTVQPGPAPAAPDAGDGPDHSARAVLANDAFRRLWLVLGLSSLGDWLGLLAVTFFAAELAGGAGDLPAASLAVSGVFLLRLAPALLLGPLAGVLADRMDRRTALVVFDVVRGLLFLSIPLVGTLGWLYVATVLVEVAALFWMPAKDAMVPNLVPRRQLETANQLGVVATYGSAPLAALLFSGLVLLSGVLDDLSGGFAAAVVNEVDLALYANGVTFLVAAAVIARIRLPEAARGPALRPSVTDGRGGTAAHPSVWRQVVDGWAFIARTPVVRGLALGMLGAFAAGGFVIGLGVVYVAGLGAGAPGYGVLFGAVFVGMALGVWQGPRTLRDMSRRRLFAASIAAAGAALVVVGLSPDIVLSAVAVLVLGGFAGMAWVTGTTLLGAEVDDEVRGRTFAFVQTSVRVVLVAVMALAPLLARLVGDRSVTWTSTLVWTFSGAGLVMAGAGVLALVVGAVTFRQLDDRPGVRLGTEVLEAVRRGAGDPFDVPRPHAGFFLVVEGGDGAGKSTLAEGVRGWLESELGHDVVHTREPGGTAVGAQVRRLVLDWDDAVQGPGPVPRAEALLFAADRAQHVATVVEPALADGAVVLSDRYVDSSVAYQGARGDLAPEEVARLSRWATDGLRPDLTVLLDVDPVLARGRLDGRDGPAGADRVERAGTAFHEQVRSSFLELAALDPRRYLVVDATLSRADVLDLVTARLRRMLPLSAVQRAECERRLAEDARARAGREPAAVEQARQEQAAREEARAQQAQERERRW